AGAACCGGACCAATTCCCGACGGAAAATATGGTCAAATGCGTCAGAGGGGCGGGCTGCTTGAGGGCCCCCTGGCCGGGGCGAGGAGGGACCTCCGATGGAACCAATCCCGTCCATTAGGCGAAGACTTCGGTGAGACCGGCCAAAGGCAAGTCCACCCCGTCTCCCAAATCCAACAACATTTGATCACCTTCCATTCTCATCCCGAATACTTTTCCCGTCACAATATTCCCCGCATCGTTCTTCCCGACCACAATTCGACCGAGGATACTTTGCCCTTGACTCCATTGGTTGCTTCGCGTGAGAGCCTCCATGGAAAGGGCCAATTTTTCAGTCTGTTCAAGAGATGAGAATTGGGCCAAGGTCCCCACCATTTCCTGTTCTGACGCCGGGTTCAGGGGGTCTTGGTGTTCAAGCTGAGT
This window of the Elusimicrobiota bacterium genome carries:
- a CDS encoding flagellar hook capping protein, translated to MPESIDAVSSADASKTSATRNTGGLGKSDFLKLLTTQLEHQDPLNPASEQEMVGTLAQFSSLEQTEKLALSMEALTRSNQWSQGQSILGRIVVGKNDAGNIVTGKVFGMRMEGDQMLLDLGDGVDLPLAGLTEVFA